Proteins encoded within one genomic window of Flavobacterium sp. NG2:
- a CDS encoding NUMOD1 domain-containing DNA-binding protein: protein MENKNYIIYKAQNTISGECYIGATTKSLEERKQDHIQKANKKVGSYFQEAIGTYGPEAFTWQQLDTASNPNELAEKETMYIYDFKALEEGYNGDCGGGFQKLVYQYNENGILIETYNSLTEIKETLGIDKRRISSACLNSTMYDGCFWSYRLLEKIIPKTDFRVKAVNQYSLNQEFIETFKSASEASRLTGISKTCIARCCRAERKSSGGFIWNYI, encoded by the coding sequence ATGGAAAACAAAAATTATATCATATACAAAGCACAAAATACGATATCAGGAGAATGTTATATCGGTGCTACGACCAAATCTTTAGAAGAGCGTAAACAAGATCACATTCAAAAAGCAAATAAAAAAGTTGGTAGTTATTTTCAAGAAGCAATCGGGACTTATGGTCCTGAAGCTTTCACCTGGCAACAACTCGATACAGCCTCAAATCCGAACGAATTAGCTGAAAAGGAAACTATGTATATTTATGATTTCAAAGCGCTAGAGGAAGGCTACAACGGTGATTGTGGTGGAGGTTTTCAAAAGCTAGTTTATCAATACAATGAAAATGGAATTCTAATTGAAACATATAATAGTTTAACTGAAATTAAAGAAACATTAGGAATAGACAAACGGAGAATTTCAAGTGCATGTTTAAATTCCACGATGTATGATGGCTGTTTCTGGTCTTATAGACTATTAGAAAAAATAATTCCAAAAACAGATTTCCGAGTAAAAGCTGTCAATCAATATTCTTTAAATCAAGAATTTATTGAAACTTTTAAATCAGCATCCGAAGCATCCAGATTAACAGGAATATCCAAAACCTGTATTGCCCGTTGTTGTCGTGCTGAACGTAAAAGCTCAGGAGGATTTATTTGGAACTATATATAA
- a CDS encoding VapE domain-containing protein — MNSYKINSIKRELNNNSIPCSQSDIKSLLESDYVPQFNPFTDYFDNLPKWDEQIDYIQQLIDTVDTTNQEDFAWAFKKWLVAMVACAIEDKTTNQAILIFTGAQGIGKTTWMEKLIPNKLKEYFYSGTIQPNNKDNNLLLSERLIINLDELASFNKKQIELFKEMITKGVVSERRAYGHYTENYVRRASFVGSSNHNEILMDVTGNRRFLCFEAKAFRRDFHINMDLVYSQVMHLLKENFKYYFDLEDISRLEENNKMFKQSCEEEEWIDDLFEIPSNDETDIIYYNASDIIEQIKNRKKIFQKISPIEIGKIMTSKGFNKKKISGGWKYIIKLK; from the coding sequence TTGAACAGTTATAAAATCAATTCTATAAAACGTGAATTGAACAACAATAGTATTCCGTGCTCACAATCAGATATTAAATCACTTTTAGAGTCTGATTATGTGCCACAATTTAATCCTTTTACAGACTATTTTGATAATCTTCCAAAATGGGATGAGCAAATAGATTACATCCAACAATTAATTGATACCGTTGACACAACAAACCAAGAGGATTTTGCATGGGCATTTAAGAAATGGTTAGTTGCAATGGTTGCCTGTGCGATTGAAGATAAAACTACTAATCAAGCAATTTTAATTTTTACTGGTGCACAAGGTATTGGAAAAACTACTTGGATGGAAAAATTAATTCCAAATAAATTAAAAGAATATTTCTACAGTGGAACTATTCAACCCAATAACAAAGACAACAATTTACTTTTATCAGAAAGGTTAATAATCAATTTAGATGAATTAGCATCTTTCAATAAAAAACAAATTGAACTTTTTAAAGAAATGATCACCAAAGGGGTTGTCTCTGAAAGAAGAGCCTACGGACATTATACTGAAAATTATGTAAGACGAGCTTCCTTTGTTGGTAGTTCAAATCATAATGAAATTTTAATGGATGTTACGGGTAACAGAAGATTTTTATGTTTTGAAGCAAAAGCTTTTAGACGAGATTTTCACATAAATATGGACTTAGTTTATAGTCAAGTAATGCATCTTTTGAAAGAAAATTTTAAATACTATTTTGATTTAGAAGATATTTCGAGATTAGAGGAAAATAATAAAATGTTCAAACAATCTTGTGAAGAAGAAGAATGGATTGACGATTTATTTGAAATACCCTCTAATGATGAAACTGATATAATTTATTATAATGCCAGCGATATAATTGAACAAATCAAAAATCGTAAAAAAATATTTCAAAAAATTAGCCCCATTGAAATTGGCAAAATAATGACCTCAAAAGGATTTAATAAAAAGAAGATATCAGGAGGTTGGAAGTATATCATAAAATTAAAATAA
- a CDS encoding AAA family ATPase, whose translation MQLQKAQRHQVKLRIGLSGPSGFGKTYSALLLAYGITNDWNKIALIDTENKSASLYSHLGEFNVLSLDEPFSPERYLEAIKLCENSDIELIIIDSISHEWQGKGGCLEIHEQLGGRFQDWAKVTPRHNTFIDAIILSKCHLITTSRSKVDYSLDKDGNGKTKVMKLGTKAITREGFEYELTVNFEFLNDKHLVQASKDRTELFSGKPEFIINSSTGKKLIDWCNQGISLDKIKAEIENCETSDNLKLIYNQYPHLSKELYPLIVARKETIDNPANQIIPNEQIIQQPNTQENEFSIK comes from the coding sequence ATGCAATTACAAAAAGCACAAAGACATCAAGTAAAATTAAGAATTGGATTATCTGGTCCTAGTGGATTTGGTAAAACCTATTCAGCCTTATTATTGGCGTATGGAATTACAAATGATTGGAATAAAATTGCCTTAATAGATACAGAAAATAAATCAGCAAGTCTTTACTCGCATCTTGGAGAGTTCAATGTATTATCACTAGATGAACCATTTTCTCCCGAACGCTATTTAGAAGCTATTAAGCTTTGTGAAAATTCAGATATCGAATTAATCATTATCGACTCGATAAGTCACGAATGGCAAGGAAAAGGCGGTTGTTTGGAGATTCACGAACAATTAGGTGGACGATTCCAAGATTGGGCTAAGGTAACACCTAGGCACAACACTTTCATTGATGCAATTATCCTTTCAAAGTGCCATTTAATTACCACTTCAAGAAGTAAAGTTGATTATAGCTTAGACAAGGACGGAAACGGCAAAACTAAAGTTATGAAACTTGGAACGAAAGCTATAACAAGAGAAGGCTTTGAGTACGAACTTACCGTAAATTTTGAATTTCTAAACGATAAACATTTAGTACAGGCATCAAAAGATAGAACAGAACTTTTCTCTGGTAAACCTGAATTCATTATTAATTCATCAACAGGTAAAAAATTGATAGACTGGTGTAATCAAGGGATTTCATTAGACAAGATTAAAGCTGAAATAGAGAATTGTGAAACGTCTGATAATTTAAAATTAATTTATAATCAATACCCTCATTTGAGTAAAGAATTGTATCCCTTAATTGTTGCAAGAAAAGAAACAATCGATAATCCAGCCAATCAAATAATCCCAAACGAACAAATTATCCAACAACCTAATACACAAGAAAATGAATTTAGTATTAAATAA
- a CDS encoding DUF3871 family protein encodes MDLDHLKSECIIPVFAKDNESTISHYEFIQSAKEVVEEILDYKGVLKPEIRVSHQIKGRIPSAVGKPAKELLEHEKTLYYERMAFVIEIPEISEMINGNQLNLTIGGVRSYNQENLFSKKSIEKFKVFIGFQNTVCTNLCISTDGLKQDIRVSSVLELKAKVYELINSYDKKKHLQQMNEMSSLSINETEFAHLIGKMKLYSFLDKEAKSNLFHLNINDNQINSIIKDYHIDPNFARFENGTIDFWRLYNLFTEANKSSYIDTNFEKNVNAYEFINYLANFIKNDADNWFLR; translated from the coding sequence GTGGATTTAGATCATCTCAAATCCGAATGCATTATTCCAGTATTTGCTAAAGATAACGAATCAACTATTAGCCACTATGAATTTATTCAAAGTGCAAAAGAAGTTGTCGAAGAAATTTTAGACTATAAAGGTGTTTTAAAGCCCGAAATAAGGGTAAGCCATCAAATTAAAGGTAGAATTCCTTCTGCCGTTGGAAAGCCTGCAAAAGAGCTCTTAGAGCACGAAAAGACATTGTATTACGAACGTATGGCTTTTGTAATTGAAATACCTGAAATAAGCGAAATGATAAATGGCAACCAACTCAACTTAACTATAGGTGGAGTTCGATCCTACAATCAGGAAAATCTTTTTAGCAAAAAATCCATAGAGAAATTTAAAGTTTTCATAGGTTTTCAGAATACTGTTTGCACGAACCTATGTATTTCCACAGATGGTCTAAAACAAGATATTCGTGTGTCTTCAGTTTTAGAATTAAAAGCTAAAGTCTATGAGCTAATAAACAGTTATGATAAAAAGAAACATCTGCAACAGATGAACGAAATGAGTAGCCTCTCTATTAATGAAACTGAATTCGCCCACCTTATTGGAAAAATGAAACTATACTCTTTCTTAGATAAAGAGGCTAAAAGCAACCTCTTCCATTTAAACATTAATGACAATCAAATCAACTCAATTATAAAGGATTATCATATTGACCCCAACTTTGCGAGATTTGAAAATGGAACTATTGACTTTTGGAGATTATATAATTTATTTACAGAGGCTAATAAAAGCAGTTATATTGATACGAATTTTGAAAAAAATGTAAATGCATACGAGTTTATCAATTACCTCGCAAATTTCATTAAAAATGACGCGGACAACTGGTTCCTTCGTTAG
- a CDS encoding DndE family protein, which produces MFTQIKTSKENKEVVALLTRKLGLGTENVIARMAYTYSLSQDKKLDLNDIKDAGGKEYSKSVLFGEYYDIYLGLVCVHYGLYKTDKDIGRYIKMHVDDGLQLLNEEVNNRSNIDGFDFLTEKINFGLSETV; this is translated from the coding sequence ATGTTTACGCAAATTAAAACTAGTAAAGAAAATAAAGAAGTGGTTGCCTTGTTAACTCGTAAACTGGGCTTAGGTACCGAAAATGTAATTGCAAGAATGGCGTATACGTATTCCTTATCTCAAGATAAAAAATTAGACTTAAACGACATCAAAGATGCTGGTGGTAAAGAATATTCTAAATCAGTTCTCTTCGGAGAGTATTACGATATATATCTAGGTTTAGTTTGTGTTCATTATGGTTTATATAAGACAGACAAAGATATTGGTCGTTATATCAAAATGCATGTAGATGATGGTTTACAACTTTTAAATGAGGAAGTAAACAACCGCTCTAACATAGATGGTTTTGATTTTTTAACAGAAAAGATAAATTTTGGTTTAAGTGAAACAGTTTAG
- a CDS encoding AAA family ATPase encodes MKTEPTPNNSNDVILENISTSSLGINGEFDSLFNALENTSPKKVIDGYKSMYDAFELYNLEIDNVPKLLDPFFQKVGLASLVGTSDCGKSTFLRQLSLSIVLQKETFIGCKLNCKSNKVIYVSTEDDSNSVSAAIRKQIQYLMVQEANLDLNKLKKLKFIFDTENLLDILALSLEEEPCDLIVIDAFTDVFAKEINANTQVRQFLNEYDKLAKKHNCLIIFLHHIGKNTQKNTPNKDSIIGSQAFEAKMRCVIELRPNSHKENCKDLWVLKANFLDSSFKKKSYVLEMTEDLIFKETGERNSKGQNFKKDNTAIVDKVLDLKNKGLSVRQIEAELKDTEFKVSKSVVGEIIKENNKKK; translated from the coding sequence ATGAAAACTGAACCTACCCCGAATAATAGCAATGATGTGATTTTAGAAAACATTTCTACTTCTAGTCTTGGTATCAATGGTGAATTTGACAGCTTGTTTAATGCTTTAGAAAACACCTCTCCCAAGAAAGTTATTGATGGATATAAAAGTATGTATGACGCATTTGAATTATACAACCTAGAGATAGATAATGTACCAAAATTACTAGATCCTTTTTTTCAAAAAGTTGGGCTAGCATCTTTAGTAGGGACTTCTGATTGCGGTAAATCCACTTTTCTAAGACAACTTAGTTTGAGTATCGTTTTACAAAAAGAAACTTTTATTGGATGTAAATTAAATTGTAAAAGCAATAAGGTCATATATGTTAGTACAGAAGATGATTCTAATTCCGTTAGTGCAGCAATAAGGAAACAAATTCAATACTTGATGGTTCAGGAAGCTAATCTGGATTTAAATAAATTAAAAAAATTAAAATTCATTTTTGACACTGAAAATCTTCTAGATATATTGGCGTTGAGTTTAGAAGAAGAACCTTGCGACCTAATCGTTATTGATGCATTTACAGATGTATTTGCCAAAGAGATAAATGCTAATACACAGGTTCGTCAATTTTTAAATGAATATGACAAGCTTGCTAAAAAACATAACTGCCTAATTATATTTCTACATCACATTGGTAAAAATACTCAAAAGAATACTCCAAATAAAGACAGTATCATTGGCTCACAAGCTTTTGAAGCTAAAATGAGATGTGTAATTGAACTTAGACCAAATAGTCACAAAGAGAATTGTAAAGATTTGTGGGTGTTGAAAGCTAATTTTTTAGATAGTTCTTTTAAAAAGAAAAGTTATGTGTTGGAAATGACTGAAGATTTAATTTTTAAAGAAACTGGGGAAAGAAATAGTAAGGGACAAAATTTTAAAAAAGATAATACGGCAATTGTTGATAAAGTACTAGATCTTAAAAACAAAGGTTTATCAGTAAGACAGATTGAAGCCGAATTAAAAGACACTGAATTTAAGGTTAGTAAATCTGTTGTAGGGGAAATAATTAAAGAGAACAATAAAAAGAAGTAA
- the dndC gene encoding DNA phosphorothioation system sulfurtransferase DndC produces the protein MTPIKNKKVEGIIAEIIDQYAYADKSERPWIIGFSGGKDSTVLLMLVWIALQRIRQDLPFPFQLKRKVYVVCNDTMVENPIIANYVEDVLAKISEAARDQDLPIFVQKTTPKLEETFWINVIGKGYPVPNSAFRWCTDKLKIRPTSNFLVEQIDQMGEAIVLLGTRYDESATRERSIRRHEVTGKRLSKHQTSVNTYTYAPIKEMIVDEIWYIINTVKSPWGFDNSILFKIYADASADDYECPTVVVNKEHNSCGQSRFGCWTCTVVKNDKSMSSLVNNGQNWMEPLLAFRNRLVEGRNISENRSDTRRNGQEAVREDGTFNGNYTLEYRYQILKDLLQVQKEVQKERPHITLINNQELIAIQVTWNRDGYFDHTVGDLYKKIYNKEISTNNIKSLDDTERRILREVCEEEPGYYHLIDNLITLQETKTLMLSKYGLHNDVEKRIESFVNENGL, from the coding sequence ATGACTCCAATAAAAAATAAAAAAGTAGAAGGTATAATAGCAGAAATCATAGACCAATATGCTTATGCTGACAAGTCTGAGAGACCTTGGATAATAGGCTTTAGTGGAGGAAAAGACTCTACCGTTTTACTAATGTTAGTCTGGATAGCTCTCCAAAGAATTAGACAAGACTTACCTTTCCCTTTTCAATTAAAAAGAAAAGTTTATGTAGTTTGTAACGATACAATGGTTGAAAACCCCATTATTGCAAATTACGTTGAAGATGTTCTTGCGAAAATTAGTGAAGCTGCAAGAGACCAAGACTTACCAATTTTCGTTCAAAAAACAACTCCAAAACTCGAAGAAACTTTTTGGATCAACGTAATTGGGAAAGGTTATCCAGTTCCAAATAGTGCTTTTAGATGGTGTACAGATAAGCTAAAAATACGCCCTACTTCTAATTTTTTAGTTGAACAAATAGACCAAATGGGGGAAGCTATTGTTTTACTAGGAACAAGATATGATGAAAGTGCTACACGAGAAAGATCAATTCGAAGACATGAAGTAACAGGTAAAAGATTGTCCAAACATCAAACATCTGTTAACACTTACACTTATGCTCCTATTAAAGAAATGATTGTCGATGAAATTTGGTATATCATAAATACAGTGAAATCTCCTTGGGGATTTGATAATTCAATTCTTTTCAAAATATATGCGGATGCTAGTGCGGATGATTATGAATGTCCTACAGTTGTTGTAAACAAGGAACACAATTCTTGTGGGCAAAGCCGTTTTGGTTGTTGGACCTGCACTGTTGTAAAAAATGACAAATCAATGTCGTCATTAGTAAATAATGGTCAAAACTGGATGGAACCTTTATTAGCATTTAGAAATAGACTAGTTGAAGGTAGAAATATTTCTGAAAACCGTTCAGACACAAGAAGAAATGGTCAGGAAGCAGTTAGAGAAGATGGAACTTTTAATGGTAATTATACTTTGGAATACAGATATCAAATTTTAAAAGATTTATTGCAGGTTCAAAAGGAAGTTCAAAAAGAAAGACCACATATTACATTAATTAATAATCAAGAATTAATCGCTATTCAAGTAACATGGAATAGAGATGGTTATTTTGACCATACTGTGGGCGACTTATATAAGAAAATTTACAACAAAGAGATTAGTACCAACAACATCAAATCTCTTGATGATACTGAGCGCAGAATCTTGAGAGAAGTTTGTGAAGAAGAGCCAGGTTATTATCATTTAATTGATAATTTAATTACTTTACAGGAAACAAAAACACTAATGCTTTCTAAATATGGATTACATAACGATGTAGAAAAAAGAATTGAAAGTTTTGTAAATGAGAATGGGCTATGA
- the dndD gene encoding DNA sulfur modification protein DndD → MKINKIKFQNFRIYKGVNEINFAPNTAKNISIVAGKNGFGKTTFLTSLIWVFYGKMMSEVEDKYKRDIKNAGGYDNFLKTLLNREIKSDFENNKTISSIFFVEIELKDILIPSIPCKSVVIRRSYNLRTEIEELRIFIDGLENELTKEVGFEVFINDFILPREIAKFFFFDAEKIVSLAEAKSKSELKNLSKAYSEVLGIKKYEDLKKNLETLLTKLRRSGANKVEQTKLFELTDNEAELVELIEFNQEKKANIDREIANHKLTSDSLQEKLIREGNGITLEELQLMKSERDVLKEESVEIKSKLKKLMDIAPLVIAGKKLVQLKEQLEFEHNTNNNSIDKVVLVEELNSFSTILLNKLEALNLDSNAKLKVEEALKQSILEKETIKQSNTSGVVLLDYTTEQFRNFDAVFNNIKGAFSSQFSAVVQEEKNNRMYLSKVYQQIKQAEARKDNPLAQKLREEKIAVEKKITDLNLEKGKLIEAVDVMNTKLASNRKVLSEYEKNFKLVETDQKKFEVTEILLLKINTIIQKIKEDKKFSLQKSILLGLKKIMHKSDFIYNVRVNVVDDVMDIDLLNKNDEIIDKDSLSKGEQQLYATALLKALVDESGIRFPVFIDSPLQKFDKYHSKNIIKEFYPAISEQVVLFPLLEKELSELEYDYLKPNVNKVFVIENHNNGSSFKPYAVDQLFTHLKQEQDVYAN, encoded by the coding sequence ATGAAAATAAATAAAATAAAATTCCAAAACTTTAGAATTTATAAAGGGGTGAACGAAATAAATTTTGCTCCAAATACAGCTAAAAACATTAGTATTGTAGCTGGTAAAAACGGTTTTGGGAAGACTACTTTTTTGACTTCTCTTATCTGGGTATTCTATGGAAAAATGATGAGTGAAGTAGAAGACAAATACAAAAGAGACATCAAGAATGCTGGTGGCTATGATAATTTTTTAAAGACACTTTTAAATAGAGAAATAAAATCAGATTTCGAAAATAATAAAACAATAAGTTCAATATTCTTTGTTGAAATAGAGTTAAAAGATATTTTAATTCCTTCTATTCCTTGTAAATCTGTAGTAATTAGAAGATCTTATAATTTAAGAACAGAAATAGAAGAATTAAGAATTTTTATTGATGGCTTAGAAAATGAATTAACCAAAGAAGTCGGTTTTGAAGTCTTTATCAATGATTTTATTTTACCCCGTGAAATTGCCAAATTCTTCTTTTTTGATGCAGAAAAAATAGTTTCACTTGCAGAAGCAAAATCAAAATCGGAATTAAAAAATCTCAGTAAAGCATACTCCGAAGTTTTAGGAATTAAGAAATATGAAGATTTAAAAAAGAATTTAGAAACTTTATTGACTAAACTCAGACGAAGTGGCGCCAATAAAGTAGAACAAACCAAATTGTTTGAACTAACCGATAATGAAGCTGAATTAGTTGAATTAATTGAATTTAATCAAGAAAAAAAAGCTAACATTGATCGTGAAATTGCTAATCATAAATTAACCAGTGACAGCCTTCAAGAAAAGTTAATTAGGGAAGGAAATGGAATTACGCTAGAAGAACTTCAGTTAATGAAGTCTGAAAGAGATGTTTTAAAAGAAGAATCTGTTGAGATAAAAAGCAAATTAAAAAAACTAATGGACATTGCACCATTAGTAATTGCAGGTAAAAAATTAGTGCAGCTAAAAGAACAATTAGAATTTGAACATAATACAAATAATAATTCTATTGACAAAGTAGTCCTAGTAGAAGAATTGAATTCATTCTCTACTATTTTATTAAATAAACTAGAAGCTTTAAACCTAGATAGTAATGCAAAGCTTAAGGTGGAAGAAGCACTAAAACAATCCATTTTAGAGAAGGAAACTATAAAACAATCGAATACTTCAGGCGTAGTACTTTTAGATTATACCACAGAACAATTTAGAAACTTTGATGCAGTTTTTAATAATATCAAAGGAGCTTTTTCAAGTCAGTTTAGTGCTGTGGTTCAAGAAGAGAAAAACAATAGAATGTATCTTTCTAAAGTTTACCAACAGATTAAACAAGCAGAAGCTAGAAAAGATAATCCTTTAGCTCAAAAATTGCGTGAAGAAAAAATAGCTGTTGAGAAAAAAATCACAGATTTAAACCTTGAAAAAGGCAAATTAATAGAGGCTGTAGATGTTATGAATACCAAATTAGCCTCCAATAGAAAAGTGTTGTCGGAATACGAAAAGAATTTCAAGTTGGTTGAAACCGACCAAAAGAAATTTGAAGTAACAGAAATATTACTTTTAAAAATTAATACAATTATCCAAAAAATTAAAGAAGATAAAAAGTTTTCTTTACAAAAATCAATATTGCTTGGTTTGAAAAAAATTATGCATAAAAGCGACTTTATTTATAATGTACGAGTAAACGTAGTTGATGATGTGATGGATATTGATTTGCTGAATAAAAACGACGAAATAATAGATAAAGATTCATTATCTAAGGGAGAGCAACAATTATATGCCACTGCTTTATTAAAAGCTTTAGTTGATGAATCAGGAATTAGATTTCCAGTCTTTATTGATAGCCCATTACAGAAGTTTGACAAATACCATTCTAAAAATATTATTAAAGAGTTTTATCCGGCAATTTCGGAGCAAGTGGTTTTGTTTCCTTTGTTGGAAAAAGAATTATCTGAATTGGAATACGACTATTTAAAACCTAACGTGAACAAGGTTTTTGTGATTGAAAACCACAACAACGGTTCAAGCTTTAAACCCTATGCTGTTGACCAATTATTTACTCATTTAAAACAAGAGCAAGATGTTTACGCAAATTAA
- a CDS encoding DGQHR domain-containing protein — protein MINSFDGLIDKALESWFQNLFTNELKLLDYYPSPGQISLTDLDPSQDAGNHLEIDGILLINKTCVILEYTGQSSSFTDKIKKFTRNCNLLINSTHLSLSEKFKLLGVPEDKIIDFEEVNNWKFVYFGTSLKFEAENYTRNKFPDYPKIQSKLFIFNYSQIEYLRQLTNLIGDFAINELLSALNFLPADLDEVEESFYLDFIKAENKIIATDTTIKADVYLLKFKISELLRIARVSRYEGIPFIFEEENESYQRLLIESKLKNIASNFILDNKRKFFPNTITLVLTQDCVEETITNNLKLKLPKKFSSIDIIDGQHRLFGYTKSNISDTTRNNSEILATAIKFQTSDQKQITRNSAKVFCEINSNQAKVKNNLIYLIKYDVLGERNEAAIAGKVILLCNNRPDRNALGNIFLTNSLKKKNKFGYPCVPITTIIDNDLIPFIKGLNTNGVAIDDAIYLSIFENTRAYYTSNPDSLNTKVKSILETYFSNIQTVFKKDWCAGTNSYLISSKFISTFIRLLRYNLFEKGKSLSDMTLILRDLKISIDTISNPTTNNASFPKGNIKIPTTKHGINTIFEFLKDTTSFK, from the coding sequence ATGATTAATTCTTTTGATGGTTTAATAGATAAAGCTTTAGAAAGTTGGTTTCAAAATTTGTTTACAAATGAATTAAAATTACTTGATTATTATCCTTCACCTGGTCAAATAAGTTTAACTGATTTAGATCCTAGCCAAGATGCTGGAAATCATCTCGAGATTGATGGAATACTTTTAATAAATAAAACTTGTGTGATTTTAGAATATACTGGACAAAGTTCTTCTTTTACTGATAAAATAAAGAAATTCACAAGAAACTGTAATTTATTAATTAATAGCACTCATTTATCATTATCAGAAAAATTTAAATTATTAGGAGTTCCAGAAGATAAAATTATTGATTTTGAAGAAGTTAATAATTGGAAATTTGTTTATTTTGGAACTTCATTAAAATTTGAAGCTGAAAATTATACTAGGAATAAATTTCCTGACTATCCTAAGATCCAATCTAAATTATTTATCTTCAACTATTCCCAGATTGAATATTTAAGACAATTAACAAACTTAATAGGAGATTTTGCAATAAATGAATTATTGTCAGCTTTAAATTTTTTGCCAGCTGATTTAGATGAAGTAGAAGAATCATTTTATTTAGATTTTATTAAAGCTGAAAATAAAATTATTGCAACTGACACCACAATCAAAGCAGATGTATATCTTCTCAAATTTAAAATATCTGAATTACTGAGAATTGCACGTGTTTCGAGATATGAAGGTATTCCATTTATTTTTGAAGAAGAAAATGAAAGCTATCAAAGATTACTTATTGAAAGTAAATTAAAAAATATTGCGAGCAATTTCATATTAGATAATAAGCGAAAATTTTTTCCAAATACAATTACTTTAGTGTTAACTCAAGATTGTGTGGAAGAAACGATTACAAATAATTTAAAATTAAAACTTCCAAAAAAATTCAGTTCTATAGATATCATTGATGGACAGCATAGGTTATTTGGATACACTAAATCAAACATAAGTGACACAACAAGAAATAATTCCGAAATTCTAGCAACAGCAATTAAATTTCAAACGAGCGATCAGAAACAAATAACACGAAATTCAGCAAAAGTTTTTTGTGAAATAAATTCTAATCAAGCTAAAGTTAAAAACAACCTTATCTATCTAATAAAGTATGATGTTCTTGGTGAAAGAAACGAAGCTGCAATTGCTGGCAAAGTAATCTTATTGTGTAACAATAGGCCAGACAGGAATGCCTTAGGCAACATTTTTTTGACTAATTCTTTGAAGAAAAAGAATAAATTTGGTTATCCATGTGTACCAATAACAACAATTATTGATAATGACTTGATACCTTTCATTAAAGGTTTAAACACAAATGGAGTTGCAATTGATGATGCTATTTACTTATCTATTTTTGAAAACACAAGAGCATATTACACTTCAAACCCTGATAGTTTAAATACTAAAGTTAAATCTATTTTAGAAACCTATTTTTCTAACATTCAAACAGTTTTTAAAAAGGATTGGTGCGCGGGAACTAATTCATACTTAATTTCTTCAAAATTTATCTCAACATTTATTAGGCTATTGAGATATAATTTATTTGAGAAAGGTAAATCTTTAAGCGATATGACTCTGATTTTACGTGATTTAAAAATTTCAATTGATACGATTTCTAATCCTACTACAAATAATGCATCCTTTCCAAAAGGAAATATAAAAATTCCAACAACAAAACATGGAATTAATACGATTTTTGAATTCTTAAAAGACACTACTTCCTTTAAGTGA